The following DNA comes from Marichromatium purpuratum 984.
CTGCACTGGCACGACGTCATGCTCGAGGCCGCCGGGACCTCCTTCCAGATCCATCTGCAGGTCGCCCCCGAGCACGCCGCCCGGGTCTACAACGCCTCCAAGATCCTCAGCGGCCCGCTGGTGGCGATCAGCGCCAACTCGCCCTTCCTGTTCGGTCATGCGCTGTGGGAGGAGACGCGGATCGCGCTGTTCGAGCAGGCGGTCTCGGTCGGCGGCGCGATCCTCCAGGAACGGGTCAACTTCGGCCAGCGCTATGCCGCGCACTCGATCCTCGAGACCTTCGAGGCGAATCTCGCGCGTTATCCGGTCCTGCTGCCGCAGTGCAGCGACGAGCCGCCCGAGGCGCTCGCCCACCTGCGCCTGCACAACGGCACCATCTGGCGCTGGAACCGGCCACTGATCGGCTTCGACGACGCCGGCCGCCCGCATCTGCGCATCGAGCATCGGGTGATCCCCGCCGGTCCCACGGTTGCAGACGCCATCGCCAACACCGCGCTCTATCTCGGCGCGGTGCACGCGCTCAGCCACGACCCGCGACCACCGGAGCAGCGACTGCCCTTCCCCCTGGCGATGGCCGGTTTCTACGACTGCGCCCGCGCCGGGCTCGGCGCGCGCATCCGCTGGCTCGACGGGCGCGAGCACGAGGTCGCCACCATCCTCCGCGACGACCTGCTGCCGCGCGCCCATCGCGGGCTGGAGGCGTTGGGGATGGGCGCAGACGAGCGCCGACACTGGCTCGACATCATCGCCCAGCGTCTCGCCCGGCGACGCACCGGCGCGGCCTGGCAACGCGCCTGGGTGGCGCGCCACGGCCACGACATGCATGGGTTGACCGCCGCCTATCTGGCACGCCAGCGCGCCGGTCACCCGGTGCACCAATGGAGCATCGACTGAACCAGGGACGACCATCCCGAGGACGCAGAGACCATCGCCATGCTGCAACAGCTCGACCACCTGCCGGAGGGACTGCTCGAGACCCCGGCGCCCGGACTCGAGGCCCTGCTCGGCGGCCCGACCCTGATCCATCTTCCGGGACAGCGCCAGGCGCCGCTATTCGTCTCGGTGCTGCTCCACGGCAACGAGACCGTC
Coding sequences within:
- a CDS encoding glutamate-cysteine ligase family protein, producing MGQEIASDRFSEADLARFTTRLREETALLGRWFAEGRIARAPPMLGFELEAWLVDTAMHPAPRAPALLDALADPRVVPELSVFNIEFNGTPLALGATTLSQLATTLGEPLERAQRVGEELGLRVVTIGTLPTIGAEQLDIEAMSPLARYRALNARIFALRQGRALSLIIDGDEPLELHWHDVMLEAAGTSFQIHLQVAPEHAARVYNASKILSGPLVAISANSPFLFGHALWEETRIALFEQAVSVGGAILQERVNFGQRYAAHSILETFEANLARYPVLLPQCSDEPPEALAHLRLHNGTIWRWNRPLIGFDDAGRPHLRIEHRVIPAGPTVADAIANTALYLGAVHALSHDPRPPEQRLPFPLAMAGFYDCARAGLGARIRWLDGREHEVATILRDDLLPRAHRGLEALGMGADERRHWLDIIAQRLARRRTGAAWQRAWVARHGHDMHGLTAAYLARQRAGHPVHQWSID